One window of Metopolophium dirhodum isolate CAU chromosome 3, ASM1992520v1, whole genome shotgun sequence genomic DNA carries:
- the LOC132940457 gene encoding uncharacterized protein LOC132940457 isoform X3, giving the protein MPPFEHSISATAMTVDRPCFIDRPGSDNSDLFRTSLVSRKDELPGRISSEPTQNLPATVSKEPISITPPSRQPTPPLVNGIEFDNHSTSETTTASTTHIRPSQNPMLPPPSTTPRALQVSQPKCPSPTIPPASTPPTTPKPQSTHVNGHEPSTTPATVTSRYSPVPSSGLNSPRNFSTNPVPPPTSAPPYQTPPQACPLSLSITNSYITPSTSQHPVLSHAASNYIPKSSNQTPSPHQHSSPYMQKPNMIYHPPHGAPYPSPNYHPSPYKSTPSLLATVSSAYMPYSTPQSSTVTVSASSTIPSTSSSPITTTTPVNNFSSPYQPPAHQQHYPPLYAPYRSTPYMPSALSNAARLSRTSPMSVISTKSNVVSAPPLVAPTVASASASTSTTTTTSILSGHPVLGRGQSPRGPSPNRDRDSYILNRSNGPPLNSPSSFNSSSLALPPAATPTLAPTVSSSAPSSLVYNKPQLWGPMGNNSIATSTMANITRQHPSSYPPPLFSSPVSTATSQSSSSLPSAPPAHNPFSAESLFQSNQADMLRRELDSRFLASSQERTLAVGAPYLRTEMHHHQHQHTHVHQHTATPLIPAVAATTTTIPNASTIPPAPTSALYPPPLFKDIPKLGGVDSPFYRQNLLSGSYPGFTPGLLHSSMGHTPFTPPSHMPTFTPKQLTDTSKPTKSSKPGKWNAMHVRLAWEIYHYQQKQQVAETKNVANNPVPKTELLRPPTHLFPPSRPPHDLSPFTSPHHHHHPGLPPGYPPMGPAAMFTRYPAGFPPISSFPPNPMNDPWARLQPSRGLPTQNSAYGPSGGWPIKPDPVETERVEQQQREREREREREREREREREKERERGRERERVKREEKRRHMIQQQQLQHQQQQQQQQQQQHQQQQQQHQHQQQLQHQQQQQHLQHQHQQQQQQVAKMRERSPLKDPNLMSKEDDLNNMMLGRIPPPSHYLPPPPRHPQRATHLPTHFSPWDQYRYDSLRFSPLIAAAAYRAEEEEHRAKLFGYHPQAHLRPKDPSPNTHRSMPPDMQLPKKEESSQSR; this is encoded by the exons gGTTCAGATAATTCTGATCTCTTCAGGACCAGTCTGGTTTCCAGGAAAG ATGAATTACCAGGAAGAATTTCTTCTGAACCTACCCAGAATTTACCTGCTACGGTCTCTAAAGAACCTATATCAATAACACCACCAAGTCGACAACCTACTCCCCCATTAGTTAATGGTATAGAGTTTGATAACCATTCGACGTCTGAAACAACCACAGCATCTACGACTCATATTAGGCCCTCACAAAATCCTATGTTACCACCTCCTTCAACTACTCCTCGGGCTCTACAGGTGTCTCAACCAAAATGTCCATCTCCTACGATACCTCCAGCATCCACGCCCCCTACTACACCTAAACCTCAAAGTACACATGTGAATGGACATGAACCTTCAACGACTCCTGCTACAGTTACGTCGAGGTATTCCCCA gtaccatCTTCAGGGCTCAATAGTCCTCGAAATTTTTCAACGAATCCAGTACCACCACCTACGAGTGCGCCGCCATACCAAACACCGCCTCAAGCGTGTCCATTGTCTTTGAGCATAACAAATTCTTACATTACTCCTTCAACGTCTCAACATCCAGTCTTATCCCACGCAGCATCGAATTACATCCCAAAATCTTCAAATCAAACACCATCTCCTCACCAACATAGTTCTCCTTATATGCAAAAACCAAACATGATATACCATCCACCTCACGGTGCTCCTTATCCCTCGCCTAATTATCATCCTAGTCCATATAAATCTACCCCGTCGTTATTGGCTACAGTGTCTAGTGCATATATGCCATATTCTACCCCCCAGTCATCCACAGTGACTGTATCTGCTTCTTCTACGATTCCTAGCACATCTAGTAGTCCGATAACAACGACAACGCCAGTAAACAATTTTAGCTCTCCATACCAACCTCCTGCCCATCAACAACATTATCCACCGTTGTATGCTCCGTACAGAAGTACACCATATATGCCATCTGCGCTATCAAATGCAGCC AGATTAAGTCGAACTTCTCCAATGTCTGTGATATCAACAAAATCAAATGTTGTGTCAGCACCTCCTCTTGTTGCACCAACAGTTGCTTCTGCATCAGCTTCTACTTCTACTACCACTACTACGTCAATTTTGAGTGGACACCCTGTGTTAGGTAGAGGGCAGTCGCCACGAGGACCAAGTCCAAACAGAGATCGTGatagttatat TTTAAACCGAAGTAATGGCCCTCCATTAAATTCTCCTTCGTCGTTCAATTCTTCATCATTAGCATTACCTCCTGCTGCTACTCCAACATTAGCACCTACTGTTTCATCTTCAGCACCTTCTAGTCTTGTATATAATAAACCACAATTATGGGGTCCAATGGG AAACAACAGTATTGCGACATCTACAATGGCAAATATTACTCGACAACATCCATCATCATACCCCCCTCCGTTATTTTCTTCACCAGTATCTACTGCTACGTCACAATCTTCTTCTTCATTGCCATCAGCACCACCTGCTCATAATCCCTTTTCCGCTGAATCTTTATTTCAATCAA ATCAAGCTGACATGTTAAGGAGAGAACTAGACTCGAGGTTTTTAGCATCATCACAAGAAAGAACTTTGGCTGTTGGTGCACCATACTTACGGACAGAAATGCATCATCACCAGCATCAACATACTCATGTTCACCAACACACAGCAACACCACTAATCCCTGCTGTAGCTGCAACTACTACAACTATACCAAATGCTTCAACAATACCACCAGCACCAACTTCGGCATTATATCCTCCTCCACTG tttaaagatATACCCAAATTGGGAGGAGTTGATTCACCATTTTATAGGCAGAATTTATTGTCTGGTAGCTATCCTGGATTTACACCAGGCCTGTTGCATTCTTCAATGGGTCACACACCATTTACACCACCAAGTCATATGCCGACATTTACACCAAAA caGTTGACTGATACATCTAAGCCTACAAAGTCAAGT AAACCTGGAAAATGGAATGCAATGCATGTGCGATTAGCCTGGGAAATTTATCATTATCAACAGAAACAACAAGTGGCAGAAACCAAAAATGTTGCAAACAATCCGGTGCCAAAGACTGAATTATTAAGGCCACCCACACATTTATTTCCACCTAGTCGACCACCGCACGATCTCTCTCCGTTTACATCGcctcatcatcatcatcatccaGGATTGCCTCCAGGCTATCCACCTatgg gTCCTGCAGCAATGTTTACTAGGTACCCGGCTGGATTTCCACCAATATCCTCATTCCCACCCAATCCCATGAATGATCCATGGGCTAGGTTACAGCCTTCTCGTGGGCTACCTACACAAAACTCAGCATACGGGCCTTCTGGAGGTTGGCCAATAAAACCTGATCCTGTAGAAACAGAACGAGTAGAACAGCAACAACGAGAACGTGAAAGAGAACGGGAGCGAGAGCGTGAACGGGAAAGAGAACGCGAAAAAGAAAGGGAAAGAGGTCGAGAAAGAGAAAGAGTGAAACGCGAAGAAAAGAGAAGACATATGATTCAACAGCAGCAATTGCAgcatcaacaacaacaacagcaacagcaacaacagcagcatcaacaacagcaacagcaacatcAACATCAGCAACAACTTCAACatcaacagcaacagcaacattTACAACATCAACatcagcaacaacaacaacaagtaGCTAAAATGAGAGAACGGTCACCTCTAAAAGATCCTAATTTGATGTCCAAAGaagatgatttaaataatatgatgttggGTCGTATTCCACCTCCATCTCATTACCTTCCTCCACCTCCAAGGCATCCTCAAAGAGCTACACATCTACCAACACATTTTTCACCATGGGATCAGTATAG atatgaTTCTTTGAGGTTCAGTCCATTAATT